One window of Pleurodeles waltl isolate 20211129_DDA chromosome 3_1, aPleWal1.hap1.20221129, whole genome shotgun sequence genomic DNA carries:
- the CCDC28B gene encoding coiled-coil domain-containing protein 28B isoform X1 produces the protein MEEKRKKRSPKVCLAQAAPPGVLRKLPVPASKSATFTLCPPHPTSPKQRSKLKRATKEKARAPQPSGSAVTGAPLQHSFLTDVSDVCDMESGLLNLLNDFHSGKLQAFGKVCSFEQLEHVREMQEKLARLHFSLDICVEEVSEEQKKPVADQNLEQLLTNLEELSSSIQKLHLSENVDPQKSPPA, from the exons ATGGAGGAAAAGCGAAAGAAGAGGAGCCCCAAGGTGTGCCTTGCCCAGGCTGCTCCGCCAGGGGTTTTGCGCAAGTTGCCAGTCCCTGCCAGCAAAAGTGCCACCTTCACCCTCTGCCCGCCTCATCCCACCTCACCAAAACAGAGAAGCAAGCTCAAAAG GGCAACCAAGGAAAAGGCTCGGGCCCCTCAGCCTTCAGGCAGTGCGGTGACTGGGGCTCCCCTGCAACACTCCTTCCTGACGGACGTGTCTGACGTGTGCGACATGGAGAGTGGCCTCCTTAATCTCCTCAACGACTTCCATTCTGGGAAACTGCAGGCCTTTG GGAAGGTCTGCTCTTTCGAGCAACTGGAGCACGTGCGCGAGATGCAGGAGAAGCTGGCGCGGCTGCACTTCAGTCTAGACATCTGTGTGGAGGAAGTCAGTGAGGAGCAGAAAAAGCCAGTGGCCGACCAGAACCTGGAGCAGCTGCTGACCAAT ttgGAGGAGCTGAGCAGTTCCAT ACAAAAACTGCACCTTTCTGAAAACGTTGACCCCCAGAAGTCTCCCCCCGCATAA